TCCATTTTAAAGATCACTGGCCTACATTTGACGCAATTTTTCCCTAAGAAAAGCGCTGGTCGGCTAAAGTCTCGGCTCTTCTGGGTTCTGTGTGATAAGTTTAACTTACTATATGATCGATCAATCTTTGTGTCCTCTGTGTCTGGAGTGGTTCCTTCCACTTTGACAATTTTTCCACAATCTTTTCAGAATTGCTCAAAACATCCTAGCAATGGGCGAAGTTATTGCTATTGATAGATTTTAGCCCGGAAAGAGCGATCAAAAAAAGCTCAGGTTTTCCACAGATTTTCCACAGGGGAATTCTTGCTATTATTTTTTAGCGTACAAAAAAACTATTCCTGCTATGAAATTTACCAGTAGTCAAAGCGAACTCAACAGCAATTTATCCCTAGTTAGTCGGGCCGTTGCCAGTCGTCCTACCCATCCGGTGTTGGGAAATGTTCTCTTTTGTGCCGATGAGGAAAAGGGCGAAATTAGCCTGACTGCTTTTGATTTGAGTTTAGGGATTCGCACCAGTTTTCGGGCCGAAGTGGTGGAAGGGGGTAAAATTACCCTGCCGGCAAAATTGCTTAACGATATTGTCTCTCGTTTGGGAGAGGGGGAAATCACTATCTCTGTGGAAGAAAACGAGAATGATGAGGAGCATAGTCTCGCTTTCCTGAAAACCGCCTCGGCACAGTTTCAAATTCGCGGCATGAAGGCCGATGAGTTCCCAGAATTGCCCACGGTGGCCGATGGAGAAATTGTTAATTTACCTGTAGTTGCCTTGACAGAGGGACTAAAAGGTGCTTTGTTTGCCGCTAGTGGCGATGAAACTAAACAGGTGTTGACGGGGGTGCATTTAACTAAAACCGTCGATTGTCTAGAATTTGCCGCCACAGACGGTCATCGTTTAGCGGTGGTACAAACTCCCCTAGAGGAGGTGGAAAGTGCCTCTGGTGGCTTTAATGTCACCATTCCGGCCCGGGCCCTGCGAGAATTGGAAAGAATGATGGCAACAAAACAAAATATCGAGACTATTACTCTGC
This portion of the Microcystis aeruginosa NIES-2549 genome encodes:
- the dnaN gene encoding DNA polymerase III subunit beta: MKFTSSQSELNSNLSLVSRAVASRPTHPVLGNVLFCADEEKGEISLTAFDLSLGIRTSFRAEVVEGGKITLPAKLLNDIVSRLGEGEITISVEENENDEEHSLAFLKTASAQFQIRGMKADEFPELPTVADGEIVNLPVVALTEGLKGALFAASGDETKQVLTGVHLTKTVDCLEFAATDGHRLAVVQTPLEEVESASGGFNVTIPARALRELERMMATKQNIETITLHVDDSQVIFEMGEQRLTSRKLEGAYPTYNQLIPKSFERSLVLDRKQLIRCLELVAVLSDQKNNLVKFSLDGENSRLSLAVESPDLGSAKESMAAEIQGESGDIAFNVKYLMDGLKALPNNDIQMQLNASTQPVIFTPLGGLKMTYLVMPVQIRQ